A genome region from Hippopotamus amphibius kiboko isolate mHipAmp2 chromosome 1, mHipAmp2.hap2, whole genome shotgun sequence includes the following:
- the GOLPH3L gene encoding Golgi phosphoprotein 3-like isoform X1, whose amino-acid sequence MTTLTHRARRTEVGKNSEKKVESEEDTNQDRSLDNEDTGDSKDIRLTLMEEVLLLGLKDKEGYTSFWNDCISSGLRGGILIELAMRGRIYLEPPTMRKKRLLDRKVLLKSDSPTGDVLLDETLKHIKATEPTETVQTWIELLTGETWNPFKLQYQLRNVRERIAKNLVEKGILTTEKQNFLLFDMTTHPVTNTTEKQRLVKKLQDSVLERWVNDPQRMDKRTLALLVLAHSSDVLENVFSSLTDDKYDLAMNRAKDLVELDPEVEGTKHSATEMIWAVLAAFNKS is encoded by the exons ATGACCACTTTAACTCACCGAGCCCGTCGTACTGAAGTAGGGAAGAACTCTGAAAAGAAGGTGGAAAGTGAGGAAGACACTAATCAAGACAGAAGTCTAGACAATGAGGACACTGGAGATTCTAAGGATATCCGCCTCACCCTTATGGAAGAAGTATTGCTCCTGGGACTAAAAGATAAAGAG gGTTACACATCTTTCTGGAATGACTGCATATCATCTGGCCTGCGAGGGGGCATCCTGATAGAGCTGGCCATGAGAGGTCGAATCTATCTAGAACCCCCCACCATGCGCAAGAAGCGACTACTAGACAGAAAG gTACTGCTAAAGTCAGACAGCCCAACAGGTGATGTTTTACTGGATGAAACTCTCAAACACATCAAAGCAACTGAACCCACAGAAACTGTCCAAACATGGATAGAACTACTCACTG GTGAGACCTGGAACCCTTTCAAGTTACAGTACCAGCTGAGAAATGTAAGAGAGAGAATTGCAAAGAACCTAGTAGAGAAGGGTATTCTAACCACTGAAAAGCAGAATTTTCTCCTATTTGACATGACTACTCATCCAGTGACCAATACAACAGAGAAGCAGCGACTAGTGAAAAAACTTCAAGATAGTGTCCTAGAACGGTGGGTAAATGATCCTCAGCGTATGGACAAGCGAACACTAGCACTGCTGGTGCTAGCCCACTCCTCCGACGTGCTAGAGAATGTCTTCTCCTCTCTGACAGATGACAAGTATGATCTGGCAATGAATCGAGCCAAGGACCTAGTGGAACTGGACCCTGAGGTAGAGGGGACAAAGCACAGTGCCACAGAGATGATCTGGGCTGTGCTGGCAGCCTTTAATAAATCCTAA
- the GOLPH3L gene encoding Golgi phosphoprotein 3-like isoform X2 encodes MTTLTHRARRTEVGKNSEKKVESEEDTNQDRSLDNEDTGDSKDIRLTLMEEVLLLGLKDKEVLLKSDSPTGDVLLDETLKHIKATEPTETVQTWIELLTGETWNPFKLQYQLRNVRERIAKNLVEKGILTTEKQNFLLFDMTTHPVTNTTEKQRLVKKLQDSVLERWVNDPQRMDKRTLALLVLAHSSDVLENVFSSLTDDKYDLAMNRAKDLVELDPEVEGTKHSATEMIWAVLAAFNKS; translated from the exons ATGACCACTTTAACTCACCGAGCCCGTCGTACTGAAGTAGGGAAGAACTCTGAAAAGAAGGTGGAAAGTGAGGAAGACACTAATCAAGACAGAAGTCTAGACAATGAGGACACTGGAGATTCTAAGGATATCCGCCTCACCCTTATGGAAGAAGTATTGCTCCTGGGACTAAAAGATAAAGAG gTACTGCTAAAGTCAGACAGCCCAACAGGTGATGTTTTACTGGATGAAACTCTCAAACACATCAAAGCAACTGAACCCACAGAAACTGTCCAAACATGGATAGAACTACTCACTG GTGAGACCTGGAACCCTTTCAAGTTACAGTACCAGCTGAGAAATGTAAGAGAGAGAATTGCAAAGAACCTAGTAGAGAAGGGTATTCTAACCACTGAAAAGCAGAATTTTCTCCTATTTGACATGACTACTCATCCAGTGACCAATACAACAGAGAAGCAGCGACTAGTGAAAAAACTTCAAGATAGTGTCCTAGAACGGTGGGTAAATGATCCTCAGCGTATGGACAAGCGAACACTAGCACTGCTGGTGCTAGCCCACTCCTCCGACGTGCTAGAGAATGTCTTCTCCTCTCTGACAGATGACAAGTATGATCTGGCAATGAATCGAGCCAAGGACCTAGTGGAACTGGACCCTGAGGTAGAGGGGACAAAGCACAGTGCCACAGAGATGATCTGGGCTGTGCTGGCAGCCTTTAATAAATCCTAA